The Helianthus annuus cultivar XRQ/B chromosome 11, HanXRQr2.0-SUNRISE, whole genome shotgun sequence region CAACCTTaaaaagtatatataattaaacccaaaaagatctcaTGATATTCTGTAACATGTCTGTATACAATGTATTCGTAAAAAAATATGTTCTCACCTCAGGGAGCATTCTGTACCAAGCAGTGGCTACAGGAGACCACTTGGCATGTGTTTTACCAACACCTTTAACAGCATGTGCTTCTAGCTCAATTTCCTACATACGTATATATAAACATCATTACCACTatgttgaaataataataataataataataataacatgaTAAACAAACATAAAAACAAACGGGAACTTGTATAAGTGTTACTAAAGCTAAAAACTCACCTGGCCAGGTCCGAGTTTCGATATAATGATACCGGGGGTGACGGTGATAGGATTATTTGAAAACTCTGGCAAGGAGTCTTGGCTGGAAGTAAACGACGTGTACGTTTTCGGTTTTGATGACGGGTCTGAAGAGTTTTCAGTGGGGAGCACGTATTCACTGCCGAATGGTAACCACTTAAGATCGTGCGAGTACACTGTGCCACATGATTAAGGTCATTAAAATAACACGAGAAACGAGAATTAAGTAACATTGAAAAGTCAAGATTTTGAGCATCATATGTAAGAATGTTTATGATACCTGTGAGGCGTTCACCAGTTTTTCGGTCACACTTGATATTGAGGCTAAAAACAATGCTGTTTTTCTCATTAGGGACATCATTTTCTGACATATAATCGAACAGCCTTGGATCGACTTTTATAGGAATGAGACCCAAGCGGTGGGCAAGTACTTCGTCTTGTACGACTGATGAACTGTTTGCAACAAGAACCTTCTCAATAGCCATTGTGGGCAGCTGCATACAGAAAGAAACAAAAACTAAGCTTCTTCACTGGTAACTCGATACAGATAGTGGCTTAATTCGCTTTTGATTTGCAAGAATTAATATATAGCATTCAAACGATTAAAGTGAGTTTAAAGGAAAAAACTGTGGATGTTTATGGTCCGGTTCGGCCAGTTTCGAGGAAAATTTTGGGCGGTACCACTAACTACGATTTTTGAGAAAAAGACAAACCAAACCGGCTCGGTTGGTTGGGTTGACCAAATCCATTCGTTTTTGGTGGtttagacaaaaaaaaaagagCCAAAAGCATAACTTTTTTATTACAATTTTAAAATATAAGGATTGTTCATACGTAATATACATATCATTATATTcctaaaaggaaaaaaaataataatacatattgAATGGCTGGTCTGATTTACACAGCCAGCGCTTCGGCCAGTTCTGACGAAAATTTTGGGCGAAACCGCTAACTACGGTTTTGTCGAAAATTTTCGTTTTTTTACGATTTAGACAAAAGAAAAGAATCAAAGCATAATTTGTTTatcaaatttaaaaaatataagaattgttcctacataatatatatatatatagaggaaggttaatGTACATTActgcttaacgtacatcacgtacgacaggtaattacgcacgttcattttaaaatcacgcacgttataactcaaaaattcaaaatcacgcatgttgaaacacaataatcacgcatatagaaaacattaatcacgcatgttatagaacaaatcatgcacgttgtcgtacgtgaagccgtaatgtacgatatactttttctatatatatatatatatatatatatatatatatatagggtagggatcctaagagaagtccaccctatttgagaaacttgagaagcaatctggaccacacattttccctaagcaaaaaatgcaaaaaaaggtgaaaaaaatgcaatttttttttttttttttggaaaaatcgcagctttttctttaaggattaattttttttatttttttttttaaatttgtgatttatacacatgtgtatattgttaatctttaactatacatatatgtatattgtcaattatacatatatgtatatacatgtttaaaattgaaaaaatatgtgttataaatcctaaaccttatacaataaacactaaagctaaacctcaatgctaaaccctaaaccctaaaccctaaatctaaaccctaattctaaaccctaaagctaaaccctaattctaaaccctaaagctaaatcctaatgctaaaccctaaagctaaaactaaaccataaagctaaacccttaatgctaaaccctaatgcaaaccctaaagataaagctaaacccaaaagttaaagctaaacccaaaagttaaagctaaaccctaatgctaaacccaaaagctaaaccctaaatactattactaaaccctaatgctaaacccaaatgctaaaccctaaagctaaaccctaaaccataaagctaaaccctaaatactaatgctaaaccctaaataacacttatttttcaattttaaacatgtatatacatatatgtataattgacaatatacatatatgtatagttaaaaaaattaacaatatacacatgtgtataaatcccaattttttttttaaaaaattaaaaattaaatctttaaagaaaaagctgcgatttttccaaaaaaaaaaattgaaatttttttttgcatttttttgcttagggaaaatgtgtggtccagaatgcttctcaagtttctcaaatagcctactatttctcacatgatccttatcctatatatatcaTTATATTCCTAAATTGAGAAAAGAAAATTATGTTGAACTGTTGGTTCGGTTTACCCGGCCAACTCTAAGTTCCAAAACCATAAACCGTCAAACCGTTAAAACCAAACAGTATATAACCAGCCGTATTTCTTCGGTTTAATCATCCTACATGTAAACAACaatcataaaagtaaaaaaaactaCCTCAGATATGAGAATTCTTCTAAAAGCATTTGCAATGGACGCATCAATTCCGATCAAATCAAACTCCATATCCTCTTCATTAAGCTTAATCACTTTAACTTTAAAATTCTTCCTAAACTCATCCAGCTTTAAACTATTATCAACCCCCAACGCCGCATACGCACCGGAGTACGTTATATCCTCTGTCTTCAATTTCACAATCAAATTCAGTCATCAATTTACCAAATAGCCATCAAAACTAATTAAAACAATAGTTTGTTTAATTACTAATCATACAGATTTAGTTTAAAGTAAGAGATTgaattgaataataataataataattgaggAGAAAAGAGAATGTACATACATTGGTTGGAGCATCGTTGTTGCAGAAGACGCGAGTTTTCTGGAGTTGAagatgaagaggaagatgatTTTGGGGCAGTACGGGCAGGTCACAAAGTGGAATCTTCGGCATCGTTGCAAATTTGTGAAAGAATTTGATAGATGAAGAAGGGGGGTTTTGGagaagtattattattattattattagggttTATATGTTAGGGTTTTGACTTTTGATAGACGACGTCAGAACATGGAACTGTTGTGAgtattagggtgtaaggggcactcccctaagagagggagtcccctctcttacgcttaaacaatcctcgtgtgccacgtcaactccttTCTTAAACttccctaacaccctaaattaatggcggcactcccctcttaggtgacttggttttttattaaaaaaaaaagaaaatttttcaTTGGTCCATGAgttctctctctcctccctctctccttcCTTTCTTCGGTGAATCCCCACCGATTTGGCCCCCCGATTTCACCTCCCCTCTTGGTTGGCATCACCTTACCGCTCGGCGACTTTGGTCCCCGAAGGGAGTCACCGAGGGTGCCCCGGACAGCCTTAAGATGTGCAATTTACCTACTTTAACTTTGTTTTTATACAATTTATGGCAAAACATCAGATACAAATAATCCTAACATACTGCACGTGGCATTTTAAATCTCGTCCtgataatcttaacatactaaacatacaaattgaagaaaaactcaaaaagacaaggtgacatttttgtaattaccaccaactatcaaagttactatacaaatgtgaactcaaccaaaaatacctaaaaaaacacaattaaatcgctacattttgttagccaaaaaaaaaaaatttttttttttgctgctactaaaagtagcgattttttaataaaaatgttaagaaaaataaaataatttgtgtgttttttttttatttttttagatttttttaggttttttggggatttagtttttagcattttagcttgggtgggggggggggggttaggtttttttttttttttttttttggggggggggggttagtttttttttaggttttttaggtatatttgtagagtaactttgatagttattgataattacaaaaatgtcaccttgtctttttgagttttccttcaatttgtatgtttagtatgttaagattatttgtacaagaactttaccctacaATTTATACCCCTTTATATTTAAACTAGACATGTCTCACAatctcacatacatatatacacgtAGCCATGATGTTGCTATCGGGTGTTGGGGTCATGGATGGAACATTATTTCCACATAGGACCATTAATTAAATGGTACACCATCCCCTCCTTGATTGATGGTGGTTCCTATGGATTAAACAACGATTACCATGACCCTCCCAATTGATAATTTtaagacaaaaaaaaataaaaaaaaaaataaaggagATAGTGGTTTGattcatgaccacacccttatgGTAGTAGTTTTGAATGATGGATTAAAGATAGATGATATGGTGCTTATGTGGAGGGTCATtgtggtcatgagggtcatgaccacaccctataacCTAAATATAATTCAACATCTTGGGGTGGAATAAGTTTTAGCGACCATTAGGTCCTGGGTTAGATTCCCATGAGGGAGTTTTCTCAGATTCATTGGGTTTCCCTCTGAATTAGTGTAGAtacattattgcctagtggagatggatgtGATTGGGTGGTTCTGTTAGTGGTACGATGATATTCCAGTGGTCCGTCGGTGATCCAAATCttcttcataaaagtgacaataTTTTTTACATAAATCGGGCAGTTTTGTGTTTTCTCGATTGAATTGGATTTCATGAGATGTACTCGGACTCATTTTATAGAGTGAAAAAGGATATATGAAACTTCTTATTTTAAGCGATGTGGATTTAAAGACACAAGTGCCTTTTGAGTTAATACAACTTAAAAAAATATAGACTTGAATCCCAAGATTAAGAACTATAACAGTATCATAAATCATAATAATACAAATATAGGTTGTCACTATAACGGACCCATGATTTATTTACGAGGGACGATCGGGATCTTTGTCTAAAATTCATACGGAATTTTTTTAGCCCCCCACCCACACTCTTGCATGCAGGTCCATCACTGATTGCCATTACCAGCATCTTTAACCCCCATGCTTATTGTATATGAGTTATGTGACTCTTTTGTAGGCATGAAATTGCTTTTGATATCAGTTGgttttagttttctaaaaccaaCCCCAATAGATCAACCCATTGAGCGGCTTTTAAACCATTGCACAACACTTTGATGTTGACACCATTCATCGGACAATTATTTGAATGTTTTTATATACAGTATCATATATCAAAGTAAATTCGTCAACAAAAGAAATGCGTTACCAGCCTTGGGATAAACTCATAAACATGCATAAACTGTGGTAGATTTTAAACTTTTAATGTTTGTTTACTAATTggaatgagttttacaaataaaatcGGAAATATAAATTAAAAAGATGACATAATGCAGTTTAGTTCCAACTACAGGCATAAGATAAGAAACTAATCCTCATTTGAGTAAAAAGGTAAAAACACACAGGTTACAGAAGATGAAAAAAAGAGATGCATTGAAGAGCCTTTGATCTATCTTTGCTTGCCACAAACCACAGTCAAAACTGGTATGTCACTTGAATAGTCCAGAATTCAACCAATCCCtgcacacaaacacacacacacacaaaagtTTTAATTATTTCCagattaatatttttttttatctcaATGATTATTTGAAAGAAGACAGTGGCCCTTACTTGCTTATGTCATCAAGGTGGTCATCAAAGTCGACGACATCATTCCATTTTTCGGATGAAATAAAATCCAACAAGACGATGTTGGCAGATGGCTCCTTGATGGTCAACCTATTCGGTCCGTTTGACTCAACTTGCTTCCAGCTTTTAGATGAATCTCGTGTATAAAGCTGACATAAACAAAAACCATACGTTTGCAAGGCATTTGGTATTCAAAAAATACTAACTTATTTATAGATGTAGGTCAAATGTGAATTAACATATCCAGAACAGAAGTGGCATCAGTTTCTTATCACAAATTATAAGTATATACTCGGCCATCAAAGAAACTATTATTCAATCATAGCAATTGAGATTTCCTGTTTATTATACCTGCATTACAGGAGCTGCATCCTTCTTGTTCCGTAAAGCTCCAAGCTTTCTGTTATCTAGCTGTCACCGtaaaaacatatgtgaaaagaTTGATGACAAGTTATTTATGCAAGTTAAATGATCAACATATAATATTGAGGATCGATAACAAAACAAATTGCAACCACCAGAAGAACCATTTATGCAGAACTAGTTGTGCTAGACTGAAAAATCAGCCCGAGTACAAATTTATAAAAGAAAGTGAAACCTGGCATAAACAACTTCCCGCCATGTGTCCAATTCCACTGAATTGGAAACAGTAACACCCTAGGCAACTTAATACTAAAAAGCAGGAGGGCTCCAAGGCGTTTAGGTCCCGAAAGCCGAGGCGAGAGCTTCACTTCACATACGTAAGACATGTACAACCAAATAAGCTATATGTGCAACTAGAAGTAGCATCTCTTTACAACCAATTTTGACAAAGTTGTGCATTGCATGTCACTCTTTTACACATCGCCCCGCGCTTCATgcacgctttttaaaaccaagatagGCAAATCCCATATCGGTCGTGGGCATGAAAGAAGTCAGGCTTATAAAAAATGTCCGACCTCAAATACGGGCATTGGCTATGGATGAGACAGTTAAGTGTGTTAGGTGGTGGTAATTTGAGGATGGGTGACCTTGATAGGACCCGTAAGTGGGTTAAACTCAGAATTTAGAGATAGAAACAGAGACTCTTTTTGCAACAGTTTTTCTTCTACTTTCATTCAATAAACATGGTGGCTTGTATAGCCTTACAACTTAAAAGGGAAACATGTAATGCATACGTGAACAACTGAAAGGAAACATGTGAAATAATGGGAAACATGGGTGATATTGGAAAACATGGGAAGCTGCATGGGAAAAATAACGTGCAGATGCATGCAAGACTAATGCAACTTCATAGAAAAACATGGTTTTGCTTGAGTTAGGGTCGTTGACCCGTATCAGACCTCTTGGGAGTTGGGAAGTCTCCACCCAGGTAAATAAACACAAAACCAGAACTCAACCGCTCGATATTAGTTGGTACAAAGGGTCGGATGTTACATATAACACTCTCCTCAACCTACAATTGCGGTCTATTTTCGGATGTTATGTTACATCTCATAGTCATACTCCAAAAAAATGATCATGCATCAGATACTTTGCAACAGCTCCAAGGATATGAGAACAATAACTCCTTTTAAGCATTCATTTCCAATGTAAGCCGATATCGATTTCAAACTTACAACTAACTAACATATTCAAATATAATGTAGCACATTCTGTAGAAACAACAACTTAAATGAGTGCAAATTCAGTGATCAAAAAGACGTACCAAAAGCAGCGCAGCTTGCGGAAAATAGCGATAAACATGATCAGCAATATTCCTAGCAACGGTACCGAGCTCGAGATCATCAAACCGCTCATTCGCGTGAAAATAACCGACAATACTCAACCCTTGCGAACTGTAATACTCTTCAATCTATCACACAATCAAAATAACCTAAAATCAGACACTACTACTCACTAACAAACAACAGTTAGGGCAAAATGGCAAATACCGTAATTAAAGCGATCTCGAGAGGCGGTAAGAGTCCGATCTGAGAAGAGTGAAAGAGAGGAACGGAATCGGTGATTTCAACTGCTTCGCCGGAGATCCGGCCGAGGAGGACGCCGTTAACTGCGGAGGTTTTGTGGTTTAAGGCGTGGAGGACGAGCTTGATGTAAGCATTTTGGTGGATGACGTATGTATAGTCGCCGGCGTTGGTCATCGTTACTCGAATCAAGGGTTAtctcgagagagagagagagagatccgGTGACTGGTGGTTGGGATATTCGGCCGACGATCCGCGCAGAGATTTACGGGCTTCTTCACCCGGCCCCTTTGTTTATTTAGGCCGGCAAATTGCGAGGAGGCCTTGTTTGTTTCTCAACAGGTttgaccaatttttttttaaagattcaACGAGGAGGTTTGATCGTTATCGGAGATTGATTGAACAAGTTAGGTTCAATTTTTTGTGTTGTTGATTTGAACAACTAAGGTTCAAAGTCTTTGGGTTAAGGGTGGGCGGTATGATTATCGGAGAGTCATTTGGTGAGTGTGTGTCACCGATCAGTGACCACACCGGGGTGAGGAATGGTTTCGATGAGGGTATTCAGTGAGCAAAATCGGTGTATAGTCACCGAATGTGATTGATGAGAAAGGTGTGCCCATTTTTGACCGTTGCAATTTTTTTTGACCGTTTCTTATTTTTTTGACCATTCCATATATTATATAAAACCCACAATTTTCAATCAATTTAAAACACACAACTCTTTCAAAACATCTCTCTTTCTACACCCACAAACACTATGGATAAACAAAACAAAGGTGAACCCAAGAAAAAAGGTTCCGCTAGCCGAGGATCGGATTCAAGAAAAAAGGTTTCGCAAACGAGACAAGGTGATTTTAGAGGTCCAATTGCACCGGTTCAAACCTCCTACGGGTACACCAGGAACTGAGTCACCGATCGATATACCGGACATAAACGTAGACCCCTCACCAACAAGACaaaaaaggaaagaaaagagGCCCGCAACATCATCAAACGATAGTCAAGAGGCCCTCACCGAGAAGCTCGCGCAATACACTCTTatgaaagaagaaaaaaaagcaCGGGCGATAGAGTTGACGAATATAAGAAAGAAACGCGAGGAAGACACCATAGCGTTAGTGGCGGAACAACGCGCGGCGGTGAAACAACTTATGTATGATCGGGATTTGAAGACATTTACTGAGCCACACGACCATGCTCCACCCGAGATGTTGCCGTTTATTCTGGCGAGGAAACGAGATATCGCAAAAAAATATAATTGGCCATGCAATTTCTAAATATTAGGTTTATTATGGTTcaattttttagttttaaatgtaatgtgtttttttaattaaaagtacttttatttagtttaaaatatgttttatttatttatgcataGTTTATAATttctagaaaataaaaaaatatataactcaaacaccctagagtgattaaccataTCTAGTAATTGAGTGCAAAATAGGGAGTGGAATAGGGAGTTGACATGGTATAATATTATTGGGTAGAGAATCACTCAATCACCCTAGAGTGATTGACCATACCCCCCACCCTAAACACGTTGGTTTAGTCAAGGAACGATAGTTCGGGTCAACGGGTTTGTATATATGGCGGTAAACTTCATAGCATTAGTAATTTTTAATCCAGGTAATATCAAGATCTCGTCCTTCTAGCCAAGGATAAGAACTGAAAAACCAGTATAAGTTGTTCTTATTGGCAGAAGTATCCGATCAAAATTGATGGACGAAAGGAGATTCGTCAAAGTGAGGAGGCTTTGAATCTTGTTGTGTCTAGCAAAGAAATAAGAAAACGGTAGAAGCGGGGAGCTTGTTTTTTTCTTTGATCGGTGGTCAAGAGCGGGGTTGTTCTTGTGACccgagaagatagaaagatcaaaaaTCTCAAACGCAAGATactagttctagtcaaagtgaaatgAGATTCCAAGAGAGCACCAGAATACACTTAGGAGCTC contains the following coding sequences:
- the LOC110890067 gene encoding DNA-directed RNA polymerases I and III subunit rpac1, whose translation is MPKIPLCDLPVLPQNHLPLHLQLQKTRVFCNNDAPTNTEDITYSGAYAALGVDNSLKLDEFRKNFKVKVIKLNEEDMEFDLIGIDASIANAFRRILISELPTMAIEKVLVANSSSVVQDEVLAHRLGLIPIKVDPRLFDYMSENDVPNEKNSIVFSLNIKCDRKTGERLTVYSHDLKWLPFGSEYVLPTENSSDPSSKPKTYTSFTSSQDSLPEFSNNPITVTPGIIISKLGPGQEIELEAHAVKGVGKTHAKWSPVATAWYRMLPEVVLLQDIEDEDAQKLVNKCPVNVFDIEDMGKGVKRATVARPRACTVCRECIREPGWNEKVALRRVKDHFIFTIESTGALPPEVLFTEAVKILEDKCESVITELS
- the LOC110890068 gene encoding ER membrane protein complex subunit 8/9 homolog, whose translation is MTNAGDYTYVIHQNAYIKLVLHALNHKTSAVNGVLLGRISGEAVEITDSVPLFHSSQIGLLPPLEIALITIEEYYSSQGLSIVGYFHANERFDDLELGTVARNIADHVYRYFPQAALLLLDNRKLGALRNKKDAAPVMQLYTRDSSKSWKQVESNGPNRLTIKEPSANIVLLDFISSEKWNDVVDFDDHLDDISKDWLNSGLFK